DNA sequence from the Arthrobacter sp. V1I9 genome:
AACTGCGAAAGGTCCTGGCCGCCGTAGGCAACTTCCAGGTCGTCGCCCTGCACCAGGGTCTGCACGCCGCGGAGGTCGGTGAACGGCGGGAAGACGGCAACCTCAACCCGGCTGTAGTCGTGCTTGGCGTCGGAGAGGGTCCACGCGAGCTTCTGCAGGAGGGTGATGCCCTGCACGTGGTCCATGTTCATTTTCCAGTTGCCCGCGATAAAGGGCTTGCGGTCGAAAGCGCCGTTCGTTGACGTTGTCACATATTCTCCAAAAGTCTTGTTAAGTGTTCGGCCGGCAGGCTGCCGCGGGGCAACCTGCCGGCCGGAGGACGAAAGGGCAAGTACTGCTGCCGGCTGTTCTTACCGGTCGAGGACGCTAAGCCCCGGGAGTTCCTTGCCTTCGAGGTATTCCAGGCTGGCACCGCCACCGGTGGAAATGTGGCCGAACTGGTCATCAGCGAAACCGAGCGTTCGGACGGCAGCAGCCGAATCGCCGCCACCCACCACGGTGAACGCGCCGGTTTCGGTCAGCGACTGGGCGATGGCGCGGGTGCCGGCGGCGAAAGCTTCGAATTCGAAGACCCCCATCGGACCGTTCCAGAAGACGGTCTTGGCGCCCTTGATCCTGTCGGCAAAGACTGCTGCCGAGTCCGGTCCGATGTCCAGGCCGATGCCCTCTGCTCCGAAGCTGCTGCTTTCGATGGCGTCCGCGGCAACCGTCTCATGCGCGGCGTCGGCGGCGAACTTCCCGGCCACCACGACATCCGTGGGCACCACAAACTCGGTGCCGGCGTCGGCTGCCCGCTTCAGGTAGTCCTGGACCACGGGGACCTGGTCCTCCTCCAGCAGGCTGGAGGCGACCTTGTGGCCGGCTGCGGCGAGGAACGTGAACAGCATGCCGCCGCCCACCAGGATCGTGTCCGCCTTGCCCAGCAGGTTGTCGATGACCGCAAGCTTGTCCGAGACCTTGGAACCGCCGAGCACCACCACGTAGGGGCGCTGGGTGTCCGCGGTGAGCTTGCGGAGCACTTCCACCTCCGTGTGCACGAGGTCGCCGAGGTAGGACGGGAGCCTAGTCGCGACGTCGTAGACGCTCGCGTGCTTGCGGTGTACAGCACCGAAGGCGTCGTCCACGTACGCGCCGTTGCCGCCGGTCAGTGCCACCAGCTCGTCAGCGAAGGCGCCGCGCTCGGCGTCGTCCTTACTGGTTTCGCGCGCATCGAAGCGGACGTTTTCCAGAACCAGCACTTCGCCGTCCTGCAGCGAGGCGGCAGCTTCCTTTGCCGAGCTGCCTACCGTGTCCGCGGCCAGGGTGACCTTGAAGTCCGCCAGTTCCGCCAGGCGGTTGACGGCGGGGCGAAGGGAGTACTTTTCCTCCGGGGCACCCTTGGGGCGTCCGAGGTGGGCTGTTACCAGCACGCGGGCACCGGCGTCCGTGAGCTTTCCCAGCACTGGCAGTGAGGCCCTGATGCGGCCGTCGTCAGTCACTGTAGAGCCGTCGAGCGGCACATTCAGGTCGCTTCGAACCAGAATGTACCGCCCGCGGACACCTTCAGCGATCAGTTCGTTGAGGGTGTGAGATGTCATGTGTCTAACCCTAGCCCAGCTTGGCTGCCACAAGCTCCGTGAGGTCAACGAGCCGGTTGGAGTAGCCCCATTCGTTGTCGTACCAGGAAACAACCTTGACCTGGTTGCCGATCACCTTGGTGAGGCCGGAGTCGAAGATCGAGGATGCGGGATCGCCAACGATGTCCGAGGAGACGATCGGCTCGTCCGTGTAGGTCAGGAAGCCCTGCAGGTCCTCGGACTCCGCTGCGCGCTTGAGGACGGCGTTGACTTCCTCAACGGTGGTCTCACGGGAGACGGTGACGGTGAGGTCGGTGGCGGAGCCGG
Encoded proteins:
- the pgk gene encoding phosphoglycerate kinase, with translation MTSHTLNELIAEGVRGRYILVRSDLNVPLDGSTVTDDGRIRASLPVLGKLTDAGARVLVTAHLGRPKGAPEEKYSLRPAVNRLAELADFKVTLAADTVGSSAKEAAASLQDGEVLVLENVRFDARETSKDDAERGAFADELVALTGGNGAYVDDAFGAVHRKHASVYDVATRLPSYLGDLVHTEVEVLRKLTADTQRPYVVVLGGSKVSDKLAVIDNLLGKADTILVGGGMLFTFLAAAGHKVASSLLEEDQVPVVQDYLKRAADAGTEFVVPTDVVVAGKFAADAAHETVAADAIESSSFGAEGIGLDIGPDSAAVFADRIKGAKTVFWNGPMGVFEFEAFAAGTRAIAQSLTETGAFTVVGGGDSAAAVRTLGFADDQFGHISTGGGASLEYLEGKELPGLSVLDR